In Desulfuromonas sp., a genomic segment contains:
- a CDS encoding glycosyltransferase: MKRVLFITTVSGTIRRFLLPFANHFRAKGWQVDAMSHGISDCPECTEAFNQVWDVSWTRNPFDLQTLFKAPQTIRETVSREKYDLIHVHTPIASFITRYSLRRVSEKIKPKVVYTAHGFHFYSGGNPLKNFLFSSLEGAAGKWTDYLVVINQEDKAAAQKHRIVPNSRIRFMPGIGVDNHFYNNARVDPKNGEEIRRQLGMRSADSLFL, translated from the coding sequence ATGAAACGTGTTCTTTTTATAACTACAGTTTCAGGAACGATCAGAAGATTCCTGCTTCCTTTTGCAAATCATTTTCGGGCAAAAGGGTGGCAGGTGGATGCTATGTCTCACGGAATATCTGATTGCCCAGAATGTACTGAGGCCTTTAATCAGGTTTGGGATGTGAGCTGGACGCGAAACCCTTTTGACTTGCAAACTTTGTTTAAGGCTCCCCAAACAATACGCGAAACAGTTTCAAGAGAAAAATATGATCTGATACATGTGCACACGCCCATAGCTTCCTTTATAACTCGGTACTCCTTACGCAGGGTCAGTGAAAAAATCAAACCAAAAGTAGTTTATACCGCACATGGGTTCCATTTTTACTCAGGAGGGAACCCTCTCAAGAATTTTTTATTTTCTTCCCTAGAGGGAGCGGCTGGCAAGTGGACTGACTACTTGGTGGTCATCAATCAGGAAGACAAGGCAGCTGCTCAAAAACACCGGATTGTTCCAAACTCACGGATTAGGTTCATGCCTGGAATTGGTGTTGATAATCATTTTTATAACAATGCCCGAGTTGATCCGAAAAATGGTGAAGAGATCCGTCGGCAGTTGGGAATGAGATCCGCTGATTCACTTTTTCTTA
- a CDS encoding agmatinase family protein gives METSEIKMDFSNIPMVPGRKLALPKVYGDTPTFLGVPNLDSASPDPGLDAVIVGVPWEGTVTWGSYTGCELAPRSIRHASARYGGFLPEYDINLFDHLRLVDAGDVAVNPNCSKETMKQVFEMMDLVYRQGSIPVVLGGDHSFTPEVIRALSNNRSGSVGVIHLDAHFDNAKGFGTDATPRCSPLHHIYQLPEVRTQSVVHLGIRGPRNSPAQMEYAREMGASVFTIRDIRSRGIDAVVEEAIRIAHERTEQVYVTICSDCIDAAFNPGGPADFNGLFAHEIFSALYRIGEAGFEGLDFVEVYPNQDPHAFSSHLATWAIVHALAGLSARKRGAGNV, from the coding sequence GTGGAAACCAGTGAAATAAAAATGGATTTCAGCAACATTCCGATGGTTCCTGGTCGCAAGCTCGCCTTGCCGAAAGTATACGGAGACACGCCCACGTTCCTTGGCGTGCCGAACCTGGATTCGGCATCTCCGGACCCGGGCCTCGATGCCGTTATCGTCGGTGTGCCCTGGGAGGGGACGGTGACCTGGGGATCTTACACCGGCTGCGAACTCGCACCGCGCTCCATCCGGCATGCCTCAGCGCGCTACGGCGGATTTTTGCCGGAGTATGATATCAATTTGTTTGATCATCTGCGCCTGGTGGATGCCGGCGATGTCGCCGTCAACCCGAATTGCTCCAAGGAAACAATGAAGCAGGTGTTCGAAATGATGGACCTGGTCTACCGGCAGGGAAGCATTCCGGTTGTTTTGGGGGGGGACCACTCCTTTACCCCGGAAGTGATCCGGGCGCTCAGTAACAACCGGTCCGGCTCGGTTGGCGTCATCCATCTTGATGCCCACTTCGATAACGCCAAGGGGTTCGGCACCGATGCGACGCCCAGATGCTCGCCATTGCACCATATCTACCAATTGCCGGAGGTCAGGACCCAGAGTGTCGTTCATCTTGGGATCCGAGGGCCGAGGAACTCACCGGCACAAATGGAATACGCCCGGGAAATGGGGGCCAGTGTCTTTACCATCAGGGACATCCGGTCACGGGGAATCGATGCGGTTGTCGAGGAGGCGATCCGTATCGCCCATGAGAGGACGGAACAAGTTTACGTCACCATTTGCAGCGATTGCATAGATGCGGCCTTCAACCCTGGAGGCCCTGCCGATTTTAATGGTCTTTTTGCCCATGAAATTTTTTCGGCCCTGTATCGGATCGGCGAGGCGGGTTTCGAAGGGCTCGATTTCGTCGAGGTCTATCCGAATCAAGACCCCCACGCCTTCTCGTCACATCTCGCAACATGGGCCATTGTTCACGCCCTGGCAGGTCTGTCAGCGCGTAAACGGGGGGCAGGGAACGTCTGA
- a CDS encoding phosphopantetheine-binding protein translates to MKGTEREVIRDFIITKIAKNSEHREIADHDDIIEKGMIDSLGIMHLIGYLETTFEMKIGDDEILPENFTSVEAITSFVTQSR, encoded by the coding sequence ATGAAAGGCACTGAGCGAGAGGTGATCCGGGATTTCATTATCACGAAAATCGCCAAAAATAGCGAACACCGGGAAATCGCTGATCATGACGACATTATCGAAAAGGGAATGATCGATTCCCTGGGAATCATGCACCTGATCGGCTATCTGGAGACAACTTTCGAAATGAAGATCGGGGATGACGAAATTCTTCCGGAGAACTTCACATCTGTCGAGGCGATCACCTCCTTCGTCACCCAAAGCCGATAA
- a CDS encoding electron transfer flavoprotein subunit alpha/FixB family protein has protein sequence MNVLVLLEPKGALTAGSLMAVASAARFARKSGAELHAVWPSSGVRDQARQLAGLGIHTVHAVQDDVLPSFSHEAWVPFLADLAKSLRSRLIVGPASALGKAWSAALAARLDAELAQGCIALETAVDGTPLARKPLYAGKILADLRLERSPTLVTLRPTAARVERAGEEIPEIAFHVVPVPQDLCSTLRDVVHVAAATVELGEARVVVAGGRGIGGPENWGALRDLCEVLGAGLGASRAAVDAGWIHHAHQIGQTGKVVGPDLYIACGISGAIQHLAGMRGARRVVAINRDPAAEIFQHCDYGIVGDLFKIIPTLTKELKARRQQVA, from the coding sequence ATGAACGTTTTGGTGTTGCTGGAACCGAAAGGTGCATTGACTGCCGGCAGCCTGATGGCGGTTGCTTCCGCAGCACGTTTTGCCCGCAAGAGCGGTGCGGAACTACATGCCGTTTGGCCTTCTAGCGGTGTCCGGGACCAGGCCAGGCAACTGGCGGGGCTTGGCATTCATACCGTTCATGCCGTTCAGGATGATGTCTTACCCTCCTTCAGTCACGAGGCCTGGGTCCCATTCCTGGCCGATTTAGCCAAATCCTTGAGGTCCCGGCTCATCGTCGGCCCGGCTTCGGCGCTCGGCAAGGCATGGTCAGCCGCCCTGGCGGCTCGGCTTGACGCGGAATTGGCGCAGGGCTGTATCGCTCTGGAAACTGCCGTAGATGGAACTCCGTTGGCACGCAAGCCTCTGTATGCCGGAAAGATCCTCGCAGATCTGCGACTGGAGCGCTCCCCGACCCTGGTAACTTTGCGCCCGACAGCCGCTCGGGTGGAGAGGGCGGGGGAGGAGATTCCGGAGATCGCATTCCACGTCGTGCCTGTGCCGCAAGATTTATGCTCCACTCTCAGGGATGTGGTGCACGTGGCCGCAGCCACGGTTGAGTTGGGAGAGGCCCGAGTCGTGGTCGCGGGGGGACGGGGAATCGGCGGACCTGAGAACTGGGGTGCTCTGAGGGATCTCTGCGAGGTGCTCGGCGCCGGCCTCGGTGCCAGCCGGGCCGCTGTCGATGCCGGTTGGATACATCATGCTCATCAGATCGGACAAACCGGAAAGGTGGTCGGCCCCGACCTTTACATTGCCTGCGGGATCTCCGGTGCGATTCAGCATCTGGCGGGCATGCGTGGCGCCCGCCGGGTGGTGGCGATCAACAGGGATCCTGCGGCGGAAATATTCCAGCACTGCGATTACGGGATCGTCGGCGATCTGTTCAAAATTATTCCGACTCTGACCAAGGAATTAAAAGCCCGGCGACAGCAGGTCGCCTGA
- a CDS encoding electron transfer flavoprotein subunit beta/FixA family protein, which produces MKIAVLVKSVPDTAATPEIGDDGRTVITDHLDFILNPYDEFAVEEAVRLKESLGAEVTAVSLGGENALKAVRSALALGIEAGVLVRPPSGAELTGRGAALCLAGLLRELAPDLVLAGKHAVDDDGAQVAERVAEQLGFGHASAVSRMELNGNRLVADQEMEGGHLTFDMALPAVVTTEKGINTPRYPTLPQILKARRKEVREVQVPEGGADLEPGWVVEGVTAPNTERRRQIFTEEESAAVECLADLLRQEFAS; this is translated from the coding sequence ATGAAGATTGCCGTTTTGGTCAAAAGCGTACCCGATACCGCTGCAACACCGGAAATTGGTGATGATGGGCGAACAGTGATTACCGATCATCTCGATTTCATCCTCAATCCATATGACGAATTTGCGGTGGAGGAGGCGGTGCGGTTGAAGGAATCCCTCGGTGCTGAAGTGACGGCGGTCAGCCTGGGAGGGGAAAACGCACTTAAGGCAGTACGTTCCGCTTTGGCCCTTGGAATTGAGGCCGGGGTGCTGGTGCGGCCGCCTTCCGGTGCAGAGTTGACGGGCCGAGGGGCAGCCCTGTGCCTGGCGGGCCTACTGAGAGAACTGGCTCCGGACCTGGTTCTGGCCGGCAAACATGCAGTGGATGACGATGGTGCCCAAGTGGCCGAGCGGGTAGCCGAGCAACTGGGCTTTGGGCATGCTTCGGCCGTATCCCGAATGGAATTGAATGGTAATCGGCTGGTTGCCGACCAGGAGATGGAGGGGGGACATTTGACCTTCGATATGGCACTGCCGGCAGTGGTGACAACGGAGAAAGGGATCAACACCCCGCGTTATCCAACCCTGCCACAAATTCTAAAGGCGAGGCGGAAGGAGGTCAGAGAGGTGCAAGTTCCCGAAGGAGGCGCCGACCTTGAGCCTGGCTGGGTTGTGGAAGGGGTCACGGCCCCCAATACGGAAAGGAGGCGACAAATCTTTACAGAGGAAGAGAGTGCCGCCGTTGAGTGTCTGGCCGACTTGCTGAGACAGGAATTCGCATCCTGA
- a CDS encoding (Fe-S)-binding protein: protein MMEVTRPLGTYSHTYWLMYLLTAAAAAVLAWGVGVRISRWRTGRGAGRDRMSHPWRRSLDLAADVATQRRLRSPSHPWLFHGLIVWGFGIFLLGTFCLMLQEHFGLPTFSGGWYLILNLGLDLFSVLVLVGVILAAWRRWVLRPEELSRARTSGLVLALVAALPVSGLLLEGVRLAREPDPWAPWSPVGYSVAGLLPGVETETFSALHLGLWWGHLLVALGFLAAIPFTRLFHLVAGPAALFFADRDAARALVPLDLSDEDATSFGVGRIEDFYWKRLLDADACTGCGRCQSQCPAWQSGKSLSPKEISESIQSRLIPGVREARQGRSPGGGEDAPALAGEVVQEKALWACTTCRSCEAHCPVGVEHVPRIIDMRRFLVLTKARFPSELLTAFRGLEHNGNPFGLESRERVDRAVEAQLPIWADTPEAEILLWPGCNGVYDPRYRQVIEALAELLKRAGIRFAVPGEEAVCCGDAARRLGNEYLCQELVVRNLEAFERMGIRRIVTACPHCFNTLRHEYPAFGDGLEVVHHSELLSELLSSGRLRLPSGGKESAIGFHDPCYLARYNGITTEPRQLLRAAGIHIEESDRKGKDAFCCGGGGGRIWLEEQEGRPMGDERVGQLMAAGALKIATACPFCLTMLTQGNAKLADGMPIQVQDVAEILAEKTI, encoded by the coding sequence ATGATGGAAGTCACCCGACCTCTTGGCACATACAGCCATACCTACTGGTTGATGTACCTGCTGACTGCGGCAGCTGCGGCTGTTTTGGCCTGGGGGGTCGGGGTCCGCATAAGCCGCTGGCGAACGGGGCGGGGAGCCGGCCGGGACCGGATGAGTCATCCCTGGCGACGGTCCCTCGACCTGGCAGCCGATGTCGCGACCCAGAGGCGGCTCCGAAGCCCCTCCCATCCCTGGCTTTTTCACGGCCTGATCGTCTGGGGGTTCGGCATTTTTCTCCTCGGCACCTTCTGTCTTATGCTTCAGGAGCATTTCGGTCTGCCGACTTTCAGCGGCGGATGGTACCTCATCCTCAACCTTGGACTCGACCTTTTCTCCGTACTGGTGCTCGTCGGTGTCATTCTGGCAGCGTGGCGCCGCTGGGTCCTGCGACCTGAGGAGCTGAGCCGTGCCCGCACCAGCGGCCTGGTCCTCGCCCTTGTCGCCGCTCTCCCGGTTTCGGGACTTCTTCTCGAGGGGGTGAGACTGGCCCGCGAGCCCGACCCCTGGGCACCATGGTCGCCGGTGGGCTATTCGGTTGCCGGCCTCCTGCCCGGAGTCGAGACTGAAACTTTCTCCGCTCTGCATCTGGGGCTGTGGTGGGGGCATCTACTGGTCGCCCTCGGGTTCCTGGCGGCAATTCCCTTCACACGGCTGTTTCACCTTGTTGCCGGTCCGGCCGCCCTGTTCTTCGCCGATCGGGATGCTGCCCGGGCCCTTGTTCCCCTCGATCTTTCCGATGAGGATGCGACCTCTTTTGGCGTTGGCCGGATCGAGGATTTCTACTGGAAGCGTCTCCTCGACGCCGATGCCTGTACGGGCTGCGGTCGTTGTCAAAGTCAATGTCCTGCTTGGCAATCGGGAAAATCTCTTTCTCCCAAGGAAATTAGTGAATCGATACAGTCACGCCTGATCCCGGGCGTTCGAGAAGCACGCCAGGGCCGAAGCCCTGGAGGCGGCGAGGATGCTCCGGCCCTTGCCGGAGAGGTTGTCCAGGAGAAAGCACTATGGGCGTGTACCACCTGTCGCTCCTGCGAGGCGCACTGCCCGGTGGGGGTGGAGCATGTCCCCCGGATTATCGACATGCGCCGTTTTCTGGTCCTTACCAAGGCGCGGTTCCCGTCAGAACTGCTGACGGCATTTCGCGGTCTTGAGCACAACGGCAATCCCTTTGGGCTGGAATCCCGCGAGCGCGTCGATCGGGCCGTGGAGGCCCAATTGCCAATTTGGGCCGATACGCCGGAGGCGGAAATCCTTCTCTGGCCCGGATGCAACGGGGTGTATGACCCCCGCTACAGGCAGGTGATAGAGGCGCTTGCAGAGCTCTTGAAACGGGCCGGGATTCGTTTCGCCGTCCCCGGGGAAGAGGCGGTCTGCTGCGGCGATGCGGCCCGACGTTTGGGAAACGAATACCTCTGTCAGGAACTGGTTGTGCGGAACCTTGAAGCATTCGAGCGAATGGGCATCCGGAGGATTGTTACTGCATGTCCCCATTGCTTCAATACGCTCCGCCATGAATATCCCGCATTCGGCGACGGGCTGGAAGTGGTGCATCACAGCGAATTGCTTAGTGAACTTCTCAGCAGTGGCCGCCTTCGGTTGCCCTCCGGGGGGAAAGAATCAGCCATCGGCTTTCATGACCCCTGTTACCTCGCCCGGTATAACGGCATCACGACGGAGCCCCGACAGTTGCTTCGCGCCGCCGGGATTCATATCGAAGAGTCGGATCGGAAGGGGAAGGATGCCTTTTGCTGTGGCGGCGGAGGCGGCCGCATCTGGCTGGAGGAACAGGAGGGCCGACCCATGGGGGATGAACGCGTGGGGCAGTTAATGGCCGCCGGCGCGTTGAAAATCGCCACCGCCTGCCCTTTCTGCTTGACCATGCTGACTCAAGGAAATGCCAAGTTGGCCGACGGAATGCCCATTCAGGTCCAGGATGTAGCAGAGATACTCGCGGAAAAGACCATCTGA
- a CDS encoding ATP-grasp domain-containing protein, producing MPNILLTCAGRRNYLVHYFRQALGGQGEVVAVDSNPTAPALQMADRAFVVPTINHPDYFDQLLEICRQHRVGLLLSLNDLELPLLASQRDRFMAVGTLPVVSSPEVIDLCFDTLAATEFLEQAGLKVPRTFVTLEDVRGALGRDELGLPLVIKPRWGSASIGIEYPESLEELEMAWNLSKLRLLRTCLAGPSAANLEQCMLVQERLAGVEYGLDVVNDLEGRHVGTFVKQKKAMRAGETDQAVTVVSPLLQGVGRKIGEALQHVGNLDCDVFVEGDQCRVLEMNPRFGGGYPFSHAAGANLPAALLAWAQGKTPDPQWLTLRPVVASAKCDHLVEVRDYARSETSVFVKNMLTGRKNQFGAAVEAV from the coding sequence ATGCCCAATATCCTGCTCACTTGTGCCGGCCGCAGAAATTATCTTGTCCACTACTTCCGTCAGGCCCTTGGCGGCCAGGGGGAAGTTGTTGCGGTCGATTCCAATCCCACAGCCCCGGCTCTTCAGATGGCGGATCGCGCTTTCGTCGTCCCAACGATAAATCACCCCGATTATTTTGACCAGCTCTTGGAGATTTGTCGCCAACACCGAGTGGGTCTGCTTCTTTCGCTCAACGACCTTGAGCTTCCCCTCCTCGCGAGCCAGCGCGACCGATTCATGGCCGTGGGAACCCTGCCAGTTGTTTCCTCTCCGGAGGTGATAGACCTTTGTTTCGACACATTGGCCGCTACGGAATTCTTGGAGCAGGCCGGTTTGAAGGTGCCACGGACCTTCGTCACCCTCGAAGACGTGCGGGGTGCACTGGGGCGGGACGAACTCGGTCTCCCGCTGGTAATCAAGCCTCGCTGGGGGAGCGCATCGATCGGTATCGAGTACCCGGAGAGCCTCGAAGAACTGGAGATGGCCTGGAACCTGAGCAAGCTACGCCTTTTGCGTACTTGTCTGGCGGGCCCGAGCGCGGCCAACCTGGAGCAGTGCATGCTGGTGCAGGAGCGCCTTGCGGGAGTCGAGTACGGGCTCGACGTGGTGAATGACCTGGAGGGGCGCCATGTCGGCACTTTCGTCAAGCAAAAAAAAGCCATGCGGGCCGGAGAGACTGACCAGGCCGTTACTGTGGTTTCTCCGCTTCTCCAGGGAGTCGGGCGCAAAATAGGCGAGGCTCTGCAACATGTCGGAAATCTCGATTGTGACGTTTTCGTCGAGGGTGACCAATGCCGGGTTCTGGAGATGAACCCTCGCTTCGGAGGCGGCTATCCCTTCTCTCATGCCGCCGGGGCGAACCTTCCGGCGGCGCTTCTGGCCTGGGCCCAAGGAAAAACACCCGATCCCCAGTGGTTGACTCTCAGGCCGGTGGTGGCCTCGGCGAAGTGTGATCACCTCGTGGAGGTTCGTGACTATGCTCGCAGTGAAACTTCGGTTTTCGTTAAAAACATGTTGACGGGCCGGAAGAACCAGTTCGGCGCTGCCGTCGAGGCCGTGTGA
- a CDS encoding glycosyltransferase, giving the protein MVAEFNPGKRHRDALHAFARLGRQDAHLAFAGNGPLKSRMEDLAGRLNIKGRTHFLGFREDIPALMQASCAVLLPSQREGLPRSVMEALCLERPCIGSDSRGTRDLLTDDCGILTSVGDVPAMARAMGWMLDHRDEAMAMGRNGRLRMENFDIEIILRMHE; this is encoded by the coding sequence ATGGTCGCAGAATTTAACCCCGGGAAACGTCATCGGGATGCCTTGCATGCTTTTGCCCGTCTGGGTCGGCAGGATGCACATCTCGCTTTTGCAGGGAACGGTCCTCTAAAAAGTCGTATGGAAGATCTTGCAGGGCGCTTGAATATCAAGGGGCGTACCCATTTTCTCGGTTTCCGGGAAGACATTCCTGCCCTGATGCAAGCCTCTTGCGCCGTTCTTTTGCCCTCGCAGAGGGAAGGTCTACCCCGGAGCGTCATGGAGGCTTTATGCCTGGAGAGGCCATGCATCGGTTCGGATAGTCGCGGTACGCGTGACCTCCTTACCGATGATTGCGGGATTTTGACTTCGGTTGGGGATGTTCCAGCGATGGCCCGGGCAATGGGATGGATGTTGGATCACCGTGATGAAGCAATGGCTATGGGACGGAACGGACGGCTTCGGATGGAAAATTTTGATATTGAGATTATCCTTCGAATGCATGAGTAA
- a CDS encoding acyl-CoA dehydrogenase family protein, which translates to MDFSLSQDQTEFKEAVVRFAQKKLVDDLSAREKRGEFFLDGWRECADFGLLGLPVPEEYGGLGMDALTCLLSLEGLSYGCRDNGLVFAINSHLWTCVKPILSFGSVAQKERFLPALVRGEMIGGHAMTEPEAGSDAFGMRCQARKEGDRYILNGTKIFITNAPIADLLLVFAVTDPDRSFGGISAFIVEKGFPGFSVGRPLELMGLKTCPIGEVILQDCEVPEENRLGKEGAGTAIFNAEMEWERGCLFAAHLGAMERELEACVSYAGERHQFGRPIGSNQAVSHRIADMAVRIELSRMILYKVAWMKDQGMRAPKDSAIAKLFVSESYVHNSLDALQLHGAYGYSTEYEPERHVRDSLAGRIYSGTSEIQRNIIASFYNL; encoded by the coding sequence ATGGATTTTTCCCTTTCGCAAGATCAAACTGAATTCAAGGAGGCGGTCGTCCGATTCGCCCAGAAAAAACTCGTTGACGATCTGTCGGCCCGGGAGAAGAGGGGAGAGTTTTTCCTGGATGGCTGGCGAGAGTGCGCCGATTTTGGCTTGCTCGGGTTGCCGGTGCCGGAGGAATACGGAGGACTGGGGATGGATGCTCTGACCTGCCTCCTTTCTCTGGAAGGGCTGAGTTATGGCTGCCGCGACAATGGCCTGGTCTTCGCGATCAACTCCCATCTCTGGACCTGCGTAAAGCCGATCCTGAGTTTCGGGTCAGTGGCGCAGAAGGAAAGATTCTTGCCGGCTCTTGTGCGGGGTGAAATGATCGGCGGACATGCGATGACTGAACCCGAGGCGGGATCTGATGCTTTCGGCATGCGCTGCCAGGCCCGGAAAGAGGGAGACCGCTATATCCTCAACGGCACCAAGATCTTCATCACTAATGCTCCCATCGCTGATCTTCTCCTGGTCTTCGCGGTTACTGACCCGGATCGCAGCTTCGGAGGCATTTCCGCCTTTATTGTCGAGAAGGGCTTTCCGGGCTTTTCCGTCGGCCGCCCTCTGGAGTTGATGGGACTGAAAACCTGCCCTATCGGCGAGGTGATTCTTCAGGACTGCGAGGTCCCGGAGGAAAACCGGTTGGGGAAGGAAGGGGCGGGTACAGCTATTTTCAACGCGGAGATGGAATGGGAGCGCGGCTGTCTGTTTGCCGCTCACCTGGGCGCCATGGAACGGGAGTTGGAGGCGTGCGTTAGCTATGCCGGGGAGCGGCATCAGTTTGGACGACCGATCGGGTCGAACCAGGCTGTTTCGCACCGGATCGCCGACATGGCGGTCAGGATCGAATTGTCTCGCATGATTCTCTACAAGGTGGCCTGGATGAAGGACCAGGGGATGCGGGCGCCCAAGGACTCGGCTATCGCCAAGTTGTTCGTCAGCGAGAGCTACGTCCACAACAGCCTCGACGCCCTCCAACTCCATGGGGCATACGGCTACTCGACTGAATACGAACCGGAGAGGCACGTACGTGACTCCCTGGCCGGGCGGATTTATTCCGGGACTTCGGAGATTCAGAGAAATATCATCGCCAGTTTTTATAACCTCTGA
- a CDS encoding glycosyltransferase, which yields MKRKITFVITGLGTGGAEMMLFKLLSRMDKNDFVPEVISMTDYVPLKVIFDEIGVPVKTLGMRRGVPELKGIYRLVKAFRWSDPDLVQTWMYHADLIGGIAAKLSGNLSVVWNIRNSNLDPSSSKKTTIMTAKTCAIMSKYLPRKIICCAEEARRVHEKIGYDSKKITTIPNGFDLDSFKPDPVGRNEVREELGISKDSFIVGLVARYDPQKDHKNFVHAAQMFKSLITKVDFVLCGDGINYDNEELTSMLDSSGVRDRFHLLGRRSDIPRIVSSFDLKCSSSSYGEAFSNSIGEAMACGVPCVVTDVGDSAYIVGDTGKVVKPRDSESLCMAWYGFWKMHKDERMNLGNQARQRILEMFSLDTVVEKYENIYRDILN from the coding sequence ATGAAACGTAAAATAACCTTTGTGATTACAGGGTTAGGTACCGGCGGAGCAGAGATGATGCTTTTTAAGCTTCTGTCTCGGATGGATAAAAATGACTTTGTGCCTGAAGTTATTTCAATGACAGATTATGTTCCTTTGAAAGTTATTTTTGACGAAATAGGAGTCCCTGTAAAAACTTTAGGGATGCGCAGAGGGGTTCCTGAGTTGAAAGGAATCTATCGACTTGTCAAGGCTTTTCGCTGGAGTGATCCGGATCTTGTTCAAACCTGGATGTACCATGCGGATTTGATAGGTGGTATTGCGGCAAAACTTTCGGGGAACTTATCTGTTGTCTGGAATATTCGAAACAGTAATCTTGATCCCAGTTCTAGTAAGAAAACCACCATTATGACGGCAAAAACCTGTGCAATAATGTCCAAGTATTTGCCTCGAAAAATTATTTGCTGTGCTGAAGAAGCAAGGAGGGTACACGAAAAAATTGGGTATGATTCGAAAAAAATTACAACAATTCCAAATGGTTTTGATTTGGATTCTTTTAAACCTGATCCGGTCGGGCGAAATGAAGTTCGCGAAGAGTTAGGTATATCTAAGGACTCTTTCATTGTCGGATTAGTTGCACGCTACGATCCACAAAAAGATCATAAAAACTTTGTACATGCTGCACAAATGTTCAAAAGCTTAATCACCAAAGTGGACTTTGTGTTGTGTGGTGATGGTATCAATTACGACAATGAAGAATTAACTTCAATGCTTGATTCTTCAGGGGTTAGGGATCGTTTTCATTTGCTCGGGCGTAGATCGGATATACCAAGGATCGTCTCTTCTTTTGATCTTAAATGCTCCTCTTCCTCTTACGGTGAGGCATTCTCAAACTCAATTGGCGAGGCAATGGCCTGTGGTGTGCCTTGCGTTGTTACTGACGTAGGTGACTCGGCATATATTGTGGGAGACACTGGCAAAGTTGTAAAACCTCGTGACTCTGAATCTTTATGTATGGCTTGGTATGGTTTTTGGAAAATGCATAAAGATGAGCGAATGAATCTCGGTAACCAAGCACGTCAAAGAATTTTGGAAATGTTTTCTCTGGACACTGTTGTTGAAAAGTATGAAAACATTTATAGGGATATTTTGAACTGA
- a CDS encoding O-antigen ligase family protein: MNKVVLCSLFVLVFFIPIENLIVFSTFGTLTRVIGAFAFLVGVISVLIDKRGRPFGPFLFFFIFYILWSMATILWSVDSNMSQIATKSLIQLFLFVWLLWEFAQTENQVLLLFKGYVCGCFVSAIYTLTAYQRHEQTAYSRYSMEGFDPNDIGLIITLGIPLAWYVFKKVEGRIQKAFFFMYVPIAVFAVFLTASRTAFLALLVALFYIIISQENVKLKSKVAFLMLSCFFALVIYQMVPSTNWSRILSIGHEVASGNLNSRMNIWTDGLRVFGGSPVFAALGVGVGAFRFSVEPLFGYPAASHNLFLSILVGQGMVGFLIFMAMVLSLVKKVVGMELLGKRLWIIMLVALFVGGMGLSWDGRKPTWLIFGLIAAHGTVNSKEFKVVTRVTG, from the coding sequence ATGAATAAAGTCGTTTTATGTTCTCTATTTGTCTTGGTTTTTTTTATCCCAATTGAAAATTTAATCGTTTTTTCCACTTTTGGTACATTGACACGAGTCATTGGAGCCTTTGCGTTTTTAGTTGGTGTTATTTCTGTTTTAATTGATAAGAGAGGCCGTCCTTTTGGCCCTTTTTTATTTTTCTTTATTTTCTACATACTCTGGAGTATGGCGACCATTCTTTGGAGTGTTGACTCCAACATGAGTCAAATTGCTACAAAATCTTTGATACAACTTTTTCTCTTCGTGTGGTTACTTTGGGAGTTTGCTCAAACTGAAAATCAAGTTTTACTTTTGTTTAAAGGCTATGTGTGCGGATGCTTTGTGTCTGCAATTTACACCCTGACGGCTTATCAGAGGCATGAACAAACCGCTTATTCACGCTATTCAATGGAGGGATTCGATCCGAATGACATTGGTTTAATAATTACATTAGGAATACCCCTGGCATGGTACGTTTTTAAAAAAGTCGAAGGAAGGATTCAGAAGGCTTTCTTTTTCATGTACGTTCCTATAGCTGTTTTCGCAGTTTTCCTTACAGCCTCTAGAACTGCTTTTTTGGCTCTTTTGGTGGCTCTGTTTTACATAATTATTTCACAAGAAAATGTTAAGTTGAAAAGCAAAGTAGCCTTTTTAATGCTTTCCTGTTTTTTCGCTTTAGTGATTTATCAGATGGTTCCAAGTACAAACTGGTCTCGAATTTTGTCCATTGGTCATGAAGTGGCTTCTGGGAATTTGAATTCTAGGATGAATATATGGACTGATGGCTTAAGAGTGTTTGGTGGGAGTCCGGTCTTTGCTGCCCTAGGGGTGGGCGTTGGAGCTTTTCGATTCAGTGTTGAACCTTTATTTGGTTATCCGGCCGCTTCACACAACCTTTTTCTTTCCATTCTAGTCGGGCAAGGGATGGTTGGATTTTTGATTTTTATGGCCATGGTTCTTTCTCTTGTTAAGAAGGTGGTCGGAATGGAACTCCTGGGGAAACGGCTGTGGATAATAATGCTTGTGGCGCTTTTCGTTGGTGGAATGGGGCTTAGTTGGGATGGTCGGAAACCGACATGGTTGATTTTCGGATTGATTGCAGCTCACGGTACCGTCAACTCGAAAGAGTTTAAGGTTGTGACAAGGGTAACTGGTTAA